GACTCTCGCATCGGCACCACCATCGCCGGCTACCGCATCGAGTCGATGCTCGGCCGGGGCGGGTCCAACTGGGTCTGTCGAGGCAGGTCGGTGCAGTCTTTGGGTGCGCCCCGGAAGGGAGACCGCCTGTGAGCAAGAAGGTTCTACTGAGTGCCCTTGCGGCGATCCTGGTGCTCTCGATCGCCGGACCGGCGTTCGCTGGGAGCCCGAACGGGTCCGGCGGGGACATGCCGGCCTATTACGATGGGCAGCTCTTCACTATCAACTTCAAGCTCCTCAAGCCCGATCTGCACAAGAACCCGTCGTTCAACACGATCTACCAGTGCGACGCGTGCGCGGCCGCTGGAGTGAGCTTCGTCTCGGTCCTGGACGCCATCCAGGGCGACGGCTTCAACCCGATCTGGGAGGAGGTCCAGATCACGTTCAACCCGGGCGTCACCCCGGTCCAGTTGACCTCAGACACCGACGTCGTGGCGGCCGCGGCAGCCGGCCAGATCACCCTCACCGACACCGAGGAGTTCTATCGCTGCTCGGTGGTCGGACAGAAGTAGTTCCTGCTCCCGACCCCTCGATCGACCCGTCACAACCCCATGGCGGCAGTTCCCGCAGGGTCCTGGCCCGACCCAGCAAGTTGCGTCAGGCCCGGCGGGATGCTCCCCGGGCTCCCGCCGACCGGCCGAGGGCCACACAACGCCCGTACGCCTGGACGATCACATCGCGCATCAGCGCCGGGGAACACCCCTTCACCAGGTACGCGTAGGCACCCACCTCGTGTGCGCTTCGTGTCGGCAGGGGCCCGTCGTAGGCCGTGAGCACGATCACCTGGGAGGGACCTCCTCCTTGATGGCCCGGGCGGGTGGCCTCGATCCCCCCGGTCCCGGGCATGTGCAGATCCATGAGGACGACGTCGGGGTGAAGAGCCCGGACGATCCTCACTCCCTCCGTGCCCTCGCCCGCCTCCCCGAGGACCTCGATGCCCTCGGCCTCGAGCACCTGCCGGAGCAGGGCCCGGTTCTCCAGGTCGTCCTCTACCAGGACGACGCGAGGTCGGATTCCCCGGGTGGTGTCCTGTTGCGTGCCTGCGTGCTCTTCCCCCAGCGGGACAAGCATCCCTGAAGGCGTCCCTCCTTGGCATCGGCCGTTGGGCCAATTCTTTGGCCGAACACGCGAGGCGAACCACGGACGCCAGGTGACGGTCACGCCGTGAGGTGGCGCTCGCCGGTGTCAAGGCGGCCGGTGCGGTTCAGCCGGACGAACGCATCCACGGCGACCGGGTCGAACTGGGTGCCGGCCGCTTCCAGCAATCGCCGGATCGCCTCGGACACGGGGAGGGCTCGTCGGTACGGGCGGTCACTGGTCATGGCGTGGAACGCGTCGCACACGAGGATGATCCGGGCTTCCACGGGGATCCGCGTTCCCTCCAGGCCTTCGGGGTAGCCGCTGCCGTCCCAGTGCTCGTGGCAGGCCCGCACGATCGGCACGATCGGATGGAGGAACGGGACCGGGGCGATGATCTGCGCTCCGATCTCTGGATGCCGTTTCATCTCCACCCACTCCTCGGGGGTGAGCGCGCCGGGCTTCCTGATCACCTCGCTGGGCACGCCGATCTTGCCGATGTCGTGAAACAGGGCGGCGAGCTCGAGCGTCCGGAGTGGCTCCCCCTCCAGGCCGAGCTCCCGGCCGACCGCCAGGGCCATCTCTGCGAGGGCCCGGGCGTGGTCGTGGGTGTGCGTGTCCTTCGCCTCCAGCGCGTTGGCGAGCGCCTCGACGGTCGAGAGGTAGGCCTCCTCGAGCGTGCGGGCCGCCTCTCGCTCGCCCTTGATGAGCCGGGCGTTCTCGAACGCGGTGGCGGCGTTGAAGGCCAGGACCTCGAGCAGGCGCCGTTCGTTCTCGTCGAACTGGTCGAGTCCCAGGCGCGAGAGCACGATGACGCCCGTGGCGCGCTCGCCGTACAGGAGCGGGACCGCCAGGATGGTCTCGTCGATCTCCGGCGTCCCCTCGATCTGGATGGCGAAGTCGCAGTGCGCCGCGTCGGGGACGTAGATGGTCTCGCGCCGCTCGACGGCCCTTCCGGTCGCGCCCTCGCCGACGCGCGTGAGCAGGGCGTCGAACGTCTCGCCCTCGTACTCCGACAGCTCGCCCCGGAACGCGACGGGGATGAGCATCTCGGTGGGCTCGTCCAGCACGTAGACCCGGCAGTTGTGGTAGTCGATGAGGCCGCGGAGCTCGGCCGTGATGACCTCGCCGATGGAGGCCTCGTCGTTCAGCCGGGTCAGGCGCGACGCCAGCTTGTGGAGCATCCTCATCTGGGCCAGCGAGCTCAGCTCGGGAAGCTGGACGTCCGGGACGTCCCGCTTCGACCGCCGCCGGCCCCTGGCCCGCGCCAGGCGGTGCGAGGCCAGCATGCGCGGCTCGTGCTCCCGTGACCCCATCGCGTCGGCGAACTCCTCGCTCCCGTACACGACCACCCGGTCCTTGCCCTCCGCCTTGGCGGCCAGGAACGCTGCGTCGGCGCAGGCGAACAGGCGCCGGGGTCCGGTGGCCTGGCGGGGCGCTTCGGCCAGGCCGAGGCTGATGGTGGTCCGGATGCCCGAGGGCAATGAGAGCTCGCGGGCGGCCTGCAGGAGCCGGTCGGCGAGGGAGGCGGCCTCGGGGGCGCTCTGCCCCGGCAGGATGATGGCGAACTCCTCGCCCCCGATCCGGCACACCGGGTCCTCCGCCCGGCACACCGCCCGGCACGTCTTCGCCAGCTCGTGCAGGGCGCGGTCGCCGACCAGGTGCCCGTAGCTGTCGTTGACCCACTTGAAGTCGTCGATGTCAAACACCAGGAGCGAGACGCTCGAGTGGAGGCGGATGGCGCGGGCCACCTCCTCGGCCAGACGCTCGTCATCCCGAGAGCTGGCCGGCCTGAATTTCTGCCCGAGTGCCTACCCTGGGCTAGGGAGGCGAGTCTATCTCCCAGAGAATCGGGACCGCCGAGGCTTTCTCTCCGTGCGCGTTCAGGAATTGCCTGGCTTCGTCAATGGCCGCTCTCAGAGCATCCCGGGCTTTGCTGTTCCGCGCATGCCCTTGGGCGGGTGCAGGATCGTCCGAGGGGTCATCCAGGGTCCGGTACCTGCGACAAGTTCAAGCCCTTCGGCTCCTGCGAAAGGAAACTACGCCTCGACGAGGATCACCAAAGTTTCGGGCAGTACGCCGTCATACGCCATCGCCTCGGCCATCGCCTCGTTCTGCATCGCGCCCATGACGACATCCATGTCGGCAACGTCCATGAGTACCGCCACTCGGGTCGGGTTCTGCGGGTCGACGAACGTTCGGATGTTGGTGACGCCGAGGGGGCCGAAGACCTCTTCGCGCTTCGGCGAGGCAAGCCAATGATCCTTGTCTTTCACGTCGTGGTGGGCGATCACGGTAGGCATGGTGTCTCCTTTGATCGTGGGCCGAGCGGTAGCGCCGGACCTCGCAAGTGTACGCCGTTGTACCTCATGCCTGCAAAGGCGGCGCGGGCGAGCGGATGCTCGGTCGTCCAAGGGACACGGGGGTACCATCAGCCCGCCGTCCGTGCCAGGGTTGCAGCCCTCGGAGGGCTAACAGGAGGTGCTGCCATGGCCGAGGATCCGCTAGTTCACTGGGTCCAGGTGAATCCCTTCGGCCTGCTTAGGGACGAGACCCAGGACGCATGGAACGCAGGGAATGTCCGGGATGTGCTCCAGCTCGACTCGGGCGCCGTCGTCATCGCGACGGAGACCGGCGGGGTATGGATGATCATTCCGGGGCAGCCGGCGGTCTCGCTGAGCGGCGGCTGGGATCACCCCGACGTCGACTGCCTGGGGTTCGGGCCTGATGGGCCCCGTCACCTGTACGCCGGGACGGCCGACGGGGTCTTGTGGGAAACCGATGTGACGAATGCGCTCCCACTCCTGACATGGAAGACCGTTCCCAACCTCCCGGACACGGGGCCCATCTACACCATCGCCGTCGTGAGGCCCCACCGGTGGATCGTGCTGGCGTGCGACAAGGGCATCTTCTGGTCTCCCATCCCCTCCGGGTCCGCCGGCCAATACTCGTGGAAGCGAGCGATCGACGACCCACAGGTCCCGGCCGGGTACCGGTACTTCGACCTGGCCCTTGCGGCGACCGATCCGAACGGGGGGGAGGGGTGGCAGGAGGATCTGGCGTCGTTGACCGTGGTCGCCGGCGGCATGGGGCTCGGGCAGGATCCTGGAGGGATCTTCGTCGGCCGGTGGGACGCCGGGGACTTGGTCATGAAGCGCTCCCTCTTGTTCGATCCGGATGGCCGCGACATCACCCCCGTGGAGTGGGCCATGGGCCCGGTCTCGGTCGATGCTGCCACCTTCCTTCCCACCTTTGTGTACGCGCTGTGCTCCCAAAAGAGCATGTCCGTGATGATGGTTGCTCGATCCGAGGACGGCGGGCAGACCTTCCAGCAGCGGGGAACGAAGGTCCGGGGATCGGCCAAGGACCTGGTCGCTCTGGCGGGGCCCCACGGCGGCGATCGCCAGAACTGCATCGCGGTGAGCACGTGGGACGCCGATTACGTCGCGATCGGCTGGACCCACGGCCCGTTCGCCTCCAAGGACGGTGGGATGACGTGGCTTCAAGTCAGTCCCTCCAGCCCTCATCTTCACGCCGACATCCACGCCGTCTACTTCGCGGAGGATCCGCCCAATCCCAATCCGGTCCGGCGGCTGTACGTCGGAAGCGACGGGGGGCTCGCCAGCACCGAGGACTTGGCGACGCTCGACGGCCGAAGCTTCCGGAGCGACTACAACCGTGAGCTCCCCAATCACCAGTGCGGGATGCAGCAACAGCCGCGAGGCTTCTACAGCAGCCTGGGCGCCTCCTTGACCGAGGACGGGCTGGTTGCGCTGGGAGTGCAGGACAACGGCAACGTGTACTGCGTGTTCGGTCAGGTGTCCACACCCTGGCGGCAGCTCGACGGCGGGGACGGTGGCCTGAACCTCCTCGTGGATTCGTATCTGGCTCGCAACGTGGCAGGACAGACCCCCGATCGACCGTCACAG
This region of Actinomycetota bacterium genomic DNA includes:
- a CDS encoding diguanylate cyclase, whose product is MARAIRLHSSVSLLVFDIDDFKWVNDSYGHLVGDRALHELAKTCRAVCRAEDPVCRIGGEEFAIILPGQSAPEAASLADRLLQAARELSLPSGIRTTISLGLAEAPRQATGPRRLFACADAAFLAAKAEGKDRVVVYGSEEFADAMGSREHEPRMLASHRLARARGRRRSKRDVPDVQLPELSSLAQMRMLHKLASRLTRLNDEASIGEVITAELRGLIDYHNCRVYVLDEPTEMLIPVAFRGELSEYEGETFDALLTRVGEGATGRAVERRETIYVPDAAHCDFAIQIEGTPEIDETILAVPLLYGERATGVIVLSRLGLDQFDENERRLLEVLAFNAATAFENARLIKGEREAARTLEEAYLSTVEALANALEAKDTHTHDHARALAEMALAVGRELGLEGEPLRTLELAALFHDIGKIGVPSEVIRKPGALTPEEWVEMKRHPEIGAQIIAPVPFLHPIVPIVRACHEHWDGSGYPEGLEGTRIPVEARIILVCDAFHAMTSDRPYRRALPVSEAIRRLLEAAGTQFDPVAVDAFVRLNRTGRLDTGERHLTA
- a CDS encoding response regulator transcription factor produces the protein MLVPLGEEHAGTQQDTTRGIRPRVVLVEDDLENRALLRQVLEAEGIEVLGEAGEGTEGVRIVRALHPDVVLMDLHMPGTGGIEATRPGHQGGGPSQVIVLTAYDGPLPTRSAHEVGAYAYLVKGCSPALMRDVIVQAYGRCVALGRSAGARGASRRA